Below is a window of Natronorubrum halophilum DNA.
CCGGGTCGACGAGTACGGTGTGGTGGAGGTTGCCGTCGCCGGCGTGGCCGTAACAGGGTGCGAGGAGATCCGCCCCGTCGGCGAGTCGCTTCGCCTCGCGGACGATTTCGGGGTAGGAACTGGGCGGCACCGTCACGTCGCCGGGATGGAGCGGTTCGAGGGCCGTTTCGTAGCTTCGAACGGCGTAGGCCAGTTCGCGACGAGCTTTCCAGAGCTGTTCCATCTCCGCGTCGTCAGCGCTCATCTCGAATCGGAGCACGCCGTGGTCCTCGAAGATCGTCCGGCAGAGGTCGATCTCCTCCTCGATCCCGTGGTTCGCGTGGAACTCGAAGAAGACCATCGGCGCGTCGGGAAGATCGGTGTCTAGGTAGCGATTCGCCATCCGCGCGCTCAACGCGTCGACCAGTTCGATTTTGGCGACGTCGACCTCGGTCAGGATCGCGTCGGAAATCGCTTCGGCCGCGTCGTCGAGCGTCTCGAAGATGGCCCGGCCGCCGCGGATCTGCTGGGGCCGGCCGGCGAGTTGGAGGGTGGCTTCGGTGACCACCGCCAGCGTCCCCTCGCTGCCGACCAGCAGGTCGGTCAGGTTGTAGCCGCTCGAGGTTTTGATCGCCCGCGATCCCGTTCGGACGACGGTGCCGTCGGCGAGGACGGCTTCGAGGCCGAGCACCCAGTCGGCGACCTCGCCGTAGCGGACGGTCTGCATGCCGCTGGCGTCGGTCGCGATCATCCCGCCGATCGTCGAGATGTCGCCCGAGGAGGGAAGCGGCGGGAAGAACAGGCCGTCGTCGGCGACGTACTCGTCGACCGCAGACCCGATGATCCCGGGGCCGACGTCGATCTGGAAGTCGTCGGGGCGGTAGTCGACCACGCCGTCCATCCGGGTCAGATCCATGCTGATCCCGCCGTGGGCCGGAACGGCGTTCCCCTCGAGACCCGTCCCGGCCGCGTAGGGGGTGACCGGGACGCCGCGGTCGGTCGCGG
It encodes the following:
- a CDS encoding FAD-binding oxidoreductase, with protein sequence MTHDCSFLEALDLADDQLSFAEGRREVHAADFGAQLGGRGVTPDAVVWPERTEDVSAVLAAATDRGVPVTPYAAGTGLEGNAVPAHGGISMDLTRMDGVVDYRPDDFQIDVGPGIIGSAVDEYVADDGLFFPPLPSSGDISTIGGMIATDASGMQTVRYGEVADWVLGLEAVLADGTVVRTGSRAIKTSSGYNLTDLLVGSEGTLAVVTEATLQLAGRPQQIRGGRAIFETLDDAAEAISDAILTEVDVAKIELVDALSARMANRYLDTDLPDAPMVFFEFHANHGIEEEIDLCRTIFEDHGVLRFEMSADDAEMEQLWKARRELAYAVRSYETALEPLHPGDVTVPPSSYPEIVREAKRLADGADLLAPCYGHAGDGNLHHTVLVDPDDPEQVERGEDVYRRTVERAIELGGTVTGEHGIGQGKRKFLEPEHGAGAVDAMGRIKDALDPTGTLNPGKIFPEQADDERDSR